GGTGCGCCGCAAAATTGGCGTGGTGCCGCAGTCCGTTGGACTCCATCCCTCGGATCTCTGGGACAATCTGGTCGGTCACCACGATGAGGTGGCGAGTGACGAGATATGGACGGCGACGCGAGTCGCCGACGTCGAAGAGGAGATCAAGGGCATGCCCATGGGCATGATGACCATGGTCGGCACGAGCGGGTCGGTTCTGTCGGGCGGCGAGAGTCAGCGCGTTTCAATCGCCCGGTCGGTGATCGGCAGCCCGCGAATCATGCTCCTGGACGAGGCGACCAACTGGCTGGATAACGAGAGCCAGGCCAGGGTCATGCGCAACCTCACCGCTCTGACCGCCACCCGGGTCGTCATCGCCCACCGCCTGTCCACGCTGGAACAGGCCGATCACATCTACGTGCTGCAGGCCGGAAAAGTCGTACAGAGCGGCTCCTTCAACGAACTGATGGAGGCCGACGGGGTGTTCAGAGACCTGGTAAGGAGGCAGGTGGCCTGAATGGACGCGGACGGTCTCCTCGTATCAAGAGCTGAAGAAGACAGCGACTTTCGTGAACGTCTTCTCCGGAACCCCAGGGAGACAATCGAGACGGAATTCGGCGTGACGCTGGCCGAGGACCATGAGATTCGCGTGCACGAAGAGTCGTATACCGCGACGCATGTCGTGCTCCCGCCGCAGAGCAAGCTCAGCGAGGCCGAACGAGAGGCGGCGAGGACCGGTGCGGCATCGCTCGAGTTTCTTCGAAGGACACTCCACGACCCCGCGCCGCCCCTTCGGCCCTTTGCACCAAAAGAAAAGGGGGTCCGAAGCAGCGCCACCTCCGGGGCGCTGGCCAGGGCAGCGAGGGAAGGGATCCGCCGCGGGCTTGCCTTCCTGGAGTCCATGATCGACGAGAATGGGGCCTGGCACTGCATCCGGTTCAATGTGGCCGACCCGGAGATCCCAAGGCATTTCGAAAGGCCTCCTTTCGTGTCGGCTCTCTGCGCGCTTGCCCTTGAGAGCTCCGATGAGCCGCGGGCCAGGGCGATATGCACCGCTACGAAGGCGTATCTCATCGACACCATCGAATACCCCGGATTCTGGCGGTACTATCGTCACCTGCCCCCGGATCTCGACAGTACCGCGCTCTGTTCGCTCGTCATCGGGACCCACCCCTGGATCTGGCTGGGGAGGAACGTTCCGGGCATGCTGGCAAATCGCGACGAGGAAGGCCGCTTCATGACCTGGGTGCTGGCGGAAGACGAACCCGACGTCGTGTCGCGCTTTCGTATCGAGGCCGACCCGGTCGTCAATGCGAATGTCCTCGCCTGCCTGGGCAACCATCCGGGAACCAGGGGCGCCCAGCGATGGCTGGAAGCCCTGGTGACCGAGGGCAACCTCGATGGCTCGTCGAAGTGGTATCCCGACACGGTCACGATCTACCACGCGATCACGCGCGCGCTGATTCGTGCGAAGCCCGCCCTCGATCCCCTGCGGCCGATACTCGCGGATCGTATCCTCGGCCTCCGTGACGAGAAGGGAGGATTCGGCAATGTCCTTCAGACCGCTCAGGCGGTGTCGGCGCTCCACAACATCGGAAGCCTCGAGCGGATCGACGCGAAGCGCGAGGTGGAGAGACTGTTGAGCTCGCAGCGCGGGGACGGCAGCTGGCCGGAGCTGCTCGCGTTCGGCGACCAGTCGTTGAAGTGGGGCGTGGCAGGGCAGATCGGGCATGGCTCCGAGGCCGTGACCTCCGCGTTCTGCATTGAGGCCCTGGAGTGTCTCGTCGAAGTGCTGGGGGCCTGAGCTGGATGGCAGCGGAGAAGGACGCGCGTCCCCGGCGCGGGATCCTGACCCGAACGACTCGTGCGGACCGGGGCATTGTCAAGCTTCCCGCGCTCGCGCCACACCTCCGATTCCATGAAATCGACGAGGCGCAGGTGCTTCTCGTCTCCGAGTCGTTCAATACGCTACTGCACGGCAAGCTGCACTGTGATCTGCTGCCGCTGCTCGACGGTCGGCACGCCTGGGACGAGATTGTCGCGGCCCTCGAGGGCGCCCATGCGGCGCCCGATGTCCTGGCGGCCATTGCCGCGTTCGCGGCCAAGGGCTATCTGGTCTCCGCCGACCACGGCATGGATCGGTGCGAGGCAGCCTACTGGTCGTCGCTTGGCGCGTCGCCGCGCTGGGTCGAGGAGCGGCTGGCGCAGTCGCGCGTCACGGTTGAGGGTGACGACGGCGGGCTCGGCCGGCATCTGGAGGCGAACGGCGCCAGGGTGGGGACCGGCGAGCCGACGCTCGCCGTTGTTGTCTGCGGCGACTATCTCGAAGCACATCTCGCGGAGGTAAATCGGCGCCGGCTCGAGGCGGGAGCGCCGTGGGCGCCGGTGCGGCCAAACGGCGTGGAGCCGCTCTTCGGCCCCATCTTTCCGGCGGACAGGAAGGGACCCTGCCGGGATTGCCTCGCGTACCGCCTGCGCAGTCACCGGGAAGTCCACGGTTTCCTGCGTAACGTCGCCGGCGAGGAAGCCGCCTTCAGGCCGTTCGCGGCTCGGCCCCAGGTGCTGGAAGCGATGTACGGGCTGATCGCGGCGGAGATCGTCAAATGGCTGGTGCTGGGTGAGTCGGCCCCGATTCACGAACATGCAATCGCGATGGATTTGGCCACATTCGCAAGTTCACAGCATCGGGTCGTGCGTCGGCCACAGTGCCTGGCCTGCGGCGACGAAGCCTTGCACCGGCCGGATCGACCACCGGCGCCGGTGTCTCTGAAGGCGAGCCCCAAGGCTCATCGCACCAGCGGCGGCGCGCGTGCCGTGGCGCCGGAAGCCACCCTGGCGAAATACCGCCACCTGGTGAGCCCGATCAGTGGTGTCGTGACCTGGCTGTCGCGCACCACCGATGAGGCCGACTCCTGGCTGCACGTCTACTGGGCCGGGAGCAATCTCGGCATGAGAAGCCGGAGCCTGAGTTCGCTCAGGCGCAGCCTGCGCAGCAAGAGCGCCGGCAAGGGCAGCACACGACAGCAGTCCAAGGTCAGCGCCCTCTGCGAGGCGGTCGAGCGCTATTCGGGTGCCCGTCATGGGGACGAGATCCGTATCCGCAAGCGATTCGTCGAGTTCGCCGGCAAGGAAGAGGCGATCCACCCCAACGAGGTGCAGCTGTTCAGCGAGAGTCAGCTCGACGATGCGGCGAGCATCAACGCGAAGGGCCACCCCTACAACATCGTCCCGCCGCGTCTCGAGCCCGACGCCGAAATCGACTGGACGCCGGTGTGGTCGCTGACGCAGCAGCGGCACCGCTACCTGCCGACATCCCTCCTCTACAGCACGTCGGCCGAGGAGCGCGGCCCCGCGGATCTGATCGCCGATTCGAACGGGTGCGCCGCGGGCAACACCCTGGAAGAGGCCATCCTGCAGGGCTTCTACGAACTGGCTGAGCGCGATGCGTTCGCCATCTGGTGGTATAACCGGTTGCGAGTTCCGGCAGTCGATCTATCCAGCTTCGACGACGAGTACATCGCAGCGGCCTCGGACTACTACGGCCGCCACGAGCGGGATCTATGGATGCTCGACGTCACCTCCGATATCGGCATCCCCACCTTCGTTGCGCTCTCGCGCCGGCCGGACGCCCGGACCGAGGACATCATCTACGGTGCCGGGACCCACGCCGACCCGCGCATAGCAGCCCTGCGCGCGCTTTGCGAATTGAACCAGTGCCTCACCTGGCTGCCGCGTCCCGGGGCGGGGGACGGCCGGCCCAGGATCGATGATCCGCTGGCCCTCTGGTGGTGGAAGACCGCTCGGCTCGCCGACTGTGCCTGGCTGGCGCCGGCGCCGGACGAGCCGCCCCGCACGGCTTCGCACTATCCGGTGACCGAATCGGCGGACACGCGCGAAGATGTGGAGAATTGCCGCGCGCTCGTCGAGGCGAGGGGGTTGGAGTTCCTTGTGCTGGATCAGACGCGGCCCGATATCGGCATGCCCGTGGCGCGGGTCATCGTGCCGGGCATGCGCCACTTCTGGGCGAGGTTTGCGCCCGGGCGCCTGTACGACGTGCCCGTCAAGATGGGCTACCGTGAGCCCTCCCTCGCCGAAGCCGACCTGAACCCCGCGCCCGTGATCGCGTGAGTTATCCGGGCAGCTCGCACAGGAGTTCCTGACCGGCGGCTCGCCGGCTTACGGCGAGGCTACCAGCAGCAGCAGAGGCCGGCCGAGATGGCTTCCATCTGCTCTTCGGTGATGTGCGAGTCCGGCGGCAACGCGAGGTGCACCGTCTGCATGTCGCTCTCATGGACCCGGATGTTCATCGAATCGGGAATCGTAATGCCCAATTCGCTGCTGATCGCAGCCTTTGGATCTGCGAGAAGCTGTTCCCTGAAATCCGCGTCCACGGCGAACTTCTCAACAACTTGCGCCAGCATTTCATCGCCGCTTCTCATGGCAATTCTCCATCGTTGGAGGCTATGAACCACATGACCAACCCTATTTTGTCGCACAATTAGAGGGATTAAGTCTTAAGTCAAGTCCCGTTTACCTCCCGAGCCGGGCCATCCGCAAGCGCGGCGATGTCGGTTGCGGCTCGGGACGCGGTATCACGGATCACTTCGCTCGCGGCGGCTTCGCGCAACCCGGTCATCTCGCGGGCCGCATTCGCTCCCGGAGCGTCCTGCAACGCCTGCGCGAACCGTTCCCCGATTTCGTCATCGCCCGACACGAACACGCAACGCGCCCGCGCGAGCGCCACCCGCTCACGATCCGAACCGGGATTGCGGAGTTGTTCCTCGAACTCGGCGAGGGACTGGAGGCCCTCCATCCCGCCGCTCGGGACGGGCGCCAGCAGCAGGTTCTTGCGCTAAAGCGCACGGAGCGCCTTGCGAAAGCGGCGGCACAATGCTTCGTAGTACCTGGCCGGGCCGCCGTCGTACACGAACCGGACATCGAGTTCCGCGCCCGGCAGCGCCTCCCCGTTGGCCAGCGGTCCCAGGACCGCGACCGCCACGCCGCCGCTGGCTTGCGGCACGCCGCGGTCGGCGAAGTCCTCCTCGACCGCGGACAGGACGGTGGCGATGCAGGCTTCGCCGACGCGCGCCAGTGCCGTCGCCGCCTCGCTCACGGACAGGCTGCCGCGCATCGTGTGCACGGCGATCTGGAAGACCTTGCCGTTCGACCACTCCCGCGCCGCCGCGACCGCCTCACCGGCGTCCTGGACGGGGATGTCGTCGAGCTGGGCCCTCATTTCGGAGAGGCTGAGTTCGTACGTCCAGTAGAGGCGCGCCAGCCCGGACCGGGCGATCGCCTCGGATTCCGCGTCCGACAGGAATCCCTCCGGCAGTTCCAGGTCCGTGAATTCCCGCTCGCGCAGCGTGTCGAGGAGGGCCGGTGAGCGGTCTATCCACTCGGCGAGGCGGGGGGCGGCGGCATGAATCTCCGCGATGGCGTCGAACGCGTCGGGGCGCGCCGCGAACGCTCGGCTGTCGTAGGCGCTCCAGTCGTCGATCTCGGGATAGAACCGGGCTCGCTGACGGTCGACCAGAGGATCGATGGTCTCGAACCACCGCTTTGGGAAGAGCGCCATGCCGTTCATCTCCATGTAGCTGCCCGGCAACTGCGGAGAGGCGGCTTCGCCGTAGTGCTGCAACAGCGGATATCGCCGGTTCGACGTGTGGTGGTCGGCGTGGCGCTGCATGTTGTAGTACAGCCAGTTGGTGAACTTGTAGGCCGCGCTCCAGGCGTGCCTCGGCTTGACCGGCTCGAACCTGCCGTTGGGCATGCGGATGCGCCGCAGCCCGTAGTGCTGCACGTAGTTGCTCATCTTCATCGAGAAGACCACACTGCCGCACAGGACAAGGTAGAGCAGCAGGGCCCAGGGGCCGCCCCACCAGAAGATGAGCCCGTACCAGAACGCGATCTGCACTGCGTAGCGCCAGAACGCGTTCGTGTGGTGCCACACCGGCAACTGACGGCGCGTCAGTCGCCGCCGTTCAAACCGCCAGGCTCCCACAATGTTGTTCAGCACTTCCTGCGGCAGGTATTCCCAGAAACTCACGCCCTTCGGCGCGGACCCCGGGTCCAGAGGCGTGCATACGCGGGGGTGGTGAATGTAGACGTGCTCCGTCGCATAGTGCGGGTAGGAGACGGAAGCCAGCAGGAACTCGCCGAGCCGGCGTTCCCACGGCGCGCGTCGATGAACCAGCTCGTGGCCCACGACGAACACGGTCTGCGCCACCATGACCAGTGCGCCGGCGATCAGGCCGGCTTCCCAGAGAGACAGTCGGCCGCCCACCAGCATCTGCCAGAGCGCGAAGACGAAGGTCGCGGGCCAGACAACCGCCCACACCCACGCGGCGAGCTTGTACAGGAACAACTGGCTCTCGCGGGTCGTCGCCGGATCCATGTTCCGCTCCTCCAGGCCCAGGAGCCGGTCGAACGGGCTCGCGAGCATGAAGAAGGCGAACGGACCCGCGATCCACCAGCCGCCGAACATGGCGGCGCAGACGACGAGCGGGAAGATGAGAAGTGGAGCGAAGTGCGGGAGCGCGTTCGCGACGGAGGGCTCGACGGCCCGCCCGCCCGCAGCTATCGAGGCACCGGCACTGTGTGCTTCCATCGCGGAATCCTCTATCGCGGTGATCGCTGCGCGGCACGCATCCGATCCGAATCTATAGTCGAGGCAGGGGCGATGCCAACGACGAGGCGGATCACCGGACGGGGACGGGTTGCCCCTTCCCTGGCGAACAAAGGCTCATCGCCCGACCTGGGCCTTCCGGCGCCTCGCCCGCTTCGGCTTGAGACGCGCCGCCAGCAGCACCGCCAGCACCACCGCGGCCACCATCGGCCACAGGGTGTCCGCCTTCACCTTCCAGAGGTAGTGGAGCACCCCGAGTCCGGCGGCCACGTATACGATGCGGTGGAGGCGCTGCCAGCGCCTGCCGAGGCGGCGGATCCACCCCCGGGTCGACGTGACCGCCAGCGGGATGAGCAGCACGAAGGCGGCGAAGCCAGCGGTGATGTACGGCCGCTCGGCAATGTCTTCGAGGACGTACTCGAAGGCGAAGAACTGGTCGAGGGCGACGTACGTCATGAAGTGGGTCAGGCCGTAGAAGAACGCCGCCAGCCCGAGCCGCCGCCGGTAGCGCACCAGGTTCCAGCCCGCCCAGCGCCGAAGCGGGGTCACGGCCAGCGTCAGCAGCAGCAGGATCAGCGTCGAGGTGCCGCCCCAGTGGGTGAACTCCTCGATGGGGTTGGCGCCCAGCCCGTCCTCGCGGAAGCGGAGGATGAGCCAGAGCAGGGGCGCCAGGCAGATGGCCCAGATGACCGCGCTGGTCACCCGGGCGCGGGCTAGTACCACCTGGTCAGGTCCATCCCCGCGTACATGTGCGCCACCTGGTCACCGTACCCGTTGAACATCAGGGTCGGCTGCCGCAGGAGCTTGCCGATGCGCCGCTCGCGCGCCTGACTCCAGCGCGGGTGGTCCACCTCGGGGTTCACGTTGGCGTAGAAGCCGTATTCGTGCGGCGTCTGCACGTTCCAGGTGTTGTGCGGCATCTCTTCCACGAAGGAGATCTCGACGATGCTCTTCACGTTCTTGAACCCGTACTTCCAGGGCGCCATCAGCCGTAGCGGCGCCCCGTTCTGATTCAGCAGGCTGCGCCCGTAGAGCCCCGTCACCAGCAGGGTGAGCGGGTTCATTGCCTCGTCCATGCGCAGCCCTTCCAGGTAGGGCCAGGGGAGGATGGGGATGACGCGGCGGCGCTGCCCCGGCATCTCCTCGGGACGCACAACCGTCTTGAACTGGACGTAGTTGGCCGACCCGGTGGGCTCCAGGCGCGAGATCACGTCGGCGAGCGGAATGCCCCGCCACGGGATCACCATCGACCAGGCCTCCACGCAGCGGAGCCGGTAGATGCGGTCTTCCTCGGTGTGGGGGGCGAGCAGGTCCTCGAGCGCGTAGGTGCCCGGTTTGGCGCAATGCCCGTTCACATCCACCGTCCACGGCTCCGGCTTGAAGTCGCCGGAGTTGCGGGACGGGTCGCGCTTGTCGGTGCCGAACTCGTAGAAGTTGTTGTAGGTGGTGATGTCCTCGTACGTGTTGACCTCGCCGCCGAGTTCGTCCGTGGCATCGGAGAAATCCTGTCCGCCCTGGGCGTACGCCCTGCCGGCCTTCCCGCCCAGCGCCGGCGCTACCAGGTGGCCTCCGGCGATCGCGCCGGCGGCCGCGATGAACCTGCGCCTGTTCAGGTAGGTCTCCTCGGGCGTGATCTCCGAGGACGGGACGTCGAGTCCGGCGTTCTTCACGCGAATCAGCATGCTGTCACTTCCGTTTTGGTCTGTCCGCCCGGGCCGCGCCCCTCCGGCGCAGCCTGGTTGCGTCCGATTGGTTCCCTTCCCGCGTCTCCGGGTTGCTCAGCCTCCCGGGGTGCGGGACAGTGAACGGTAATACTCTTCGATCAGTTGTCGGAAGCCCTGCGGCACCTCGTCGGAGCCGGACAGGAGCAGCCGCTCGGGGTCGTCTTCCCCCGCAGCCCGGCGAAGTCCGAACTCGAAGCGCTTTACGCCTTCCAGAATCTGGGTCTGCAGCCGGAGGATCTCCTCCATGTCGTCGTAGACGCGGCGGTCGTCCAGCGCCCTCATGGAGCGGATGACGTCGTCGAGCTCCTCGACCCCGACGCCGGCGTCGGAGAGTTGTTCGCGCAGATCGGCCATCTCGCGGGCGCGTTCACGGTACTCGCCCCGGAACTGGCGAATGTCCTCCGGGGTCAGCCCGCGCGCCCAGCCGCTTCCGCCCGGCCCGAACCCGGCGCCGGTCATATCCCGCAGACCGTCGGGTCCGCCGCCTCCACCCTGCTGTCCGCCTTGGCCCGGCTGCCCGCCCTGGCCTTGCTGCCCGCCCTGGCCTTGCTGACCCTGCTGACCTTCGCCTTGCTGGCCGCCCTGGCCTTGCTGTCCCTGCTGTCCGCCCTGGCCCTGCTGCCCTTCCTGGCCCTGTTGGCCCTGCCGTCCCTGACCCTGCTGACCTTCGCCCTGCTGTCCCTGGGCTTCCTCGCCGGGCCGCTGGCCCAGTCCCCGCCGGGCGTTCTCGTCGGCGCGCGCCTGCAGCCGCCGATTGAGCGACTCCATGTTGCGCACCATGTCGCGGGCCTGGTCGAGTGACTCCATGGTGCGGTCGTCCACCGGCTCGCCGATCGCTTCCGACGCCTGCCGCAACTGGTCCCGCAGCTCCATCAGGTGCTCGGTGGTCTGCTGCTCGAAATCGCGCGTGAAGTCGGGGCTGCGCGCGCCAGGCAGCCCGCGCGAGTACTGGATGCGTTCCCTGATCTTGTTGTCGCGGATGTTGCGCAGGGCATCGTCGAACGACTCGGCCGCCTGCTGCTGTTCGGAGCCGGCCTCCGCCGACATCTCGTCGATCTGCCGCTCCAGGTCGGCCACCTCCGTGGACATCTCGTTCTTGCGCTCGATGAGCCTGCGCATGCGTTCCGCGGTCACCTGGTCGGCGCCGGAGATGTCCACCGATTCCTCGGCGACGTCGAGCTGCTCCTCGATCAGCTCCTCGCTCCGCTGCAGGGCATCCTGCGCGTCCCGCTCGATGCGCCCGGACTGATCGCGCTCCAGCAGTCGCCGCGCGGCCCGCAGCCGGTCGAGTGCGGAACGCGCATCGGCGGCGGCCTCGCCTCCTCTGGCGGCTGCCGCTTCGCGCATCGCGTTGGCGGCGTCCTGAAGCTGGCGCGCGGTCTCCGCCAGGCGCTGGTTGGACTGCATGCGCGAGAGCTCCTCCAGGCGCCGTGCCTCCTCCTCCACCTCATCGGCGAGCGAGCGCTGGTTCTGTGCGCCGCCCCCGGCGGAACCCTGCGAGCGGTTGGCGAGGCGCTGCTGGCGCTCGGCCTCCTGCTCCTGGCGCCGGGCCAGTTCGCGCAGGCGCTCGAGCGTCTCGTCGATCTGCTCGTCGGCCTGCTGGCGCTCGCCGCGCTGCACGCTCTCGTACTGGTTCTTGAGCTTGTCCAGCTCCAACTCGAAGAGGTCGGCGAGGTCGTCCGCGTTGGGCCCGCCGCCCCCGCCTCCGCCTCCGCCGCCCTGCTGCTGGCTCACCTGCACCTCGTCGTAGAGCGCTTCCGCGCGCAGGAGGTACTGGAGCGCCTGCTGTTCCTCGGAGAGCGCCCCTTCCGGATCGGCGGCGTCGAGCCGCTCCATGGCGGCCTCCATCTCCTCCATCGCCTGCGGCAGCAACTGGGCGATCTGCTCGAACTCGGGATCGCGCACCACGCCCCGGTTGTTGAGACGCGTCGTCAGGGTCGCAACCTGGTCGCGAAGCCTCTCCTGCGAGAGCCGCACCACGACCAGCCCCTCGCTGAACCCCTCCGGCGAGTAGCGGTCGCGGTCCCGGTTCAGGTTGAAGGTCGCCGAGATGACCTCCCGCTGCTGTTCGGAAAGCTCCTGTTC
The nucleotide sequence above comes from Gammaproteobacteria bacterium. Encoded proteins:
- a CDS encoding nitrile hydratase subunit alpha, with amino-acid sequence MDADGLLVSRAEEDSDFRERLLRNPRETIETEFGVTLAEDHEIRVHEESYTATHVVLPPQSKLSEAEREAARTGAASLEFLRRTLHDPAPPLRPFAPKEKGVRSSATSGALARAAREGIRRGLAFLESMIDENGAWHCIRFNVADPEIPRHFERPPFVSALCALALESSDEPRARAICTATKAYLIDTIEYPGFWRYYRHLPPDLDSTALCSLVIGTHPWIWLGRNVPGMLANRDEEGRFMTWVLAEDEPDVVSRFRIEADPVVNANVLACLGNHPGTRGAQRWLEALVTEGNLDGSSKWYPDTVTIYHAITRALIRAKPALDPLRPILADRILGLRDEKGGFGNVLQTAQAVSALHNIGSLERIDAKREVERLLSSQRGDGSWPELLAFGDQSLKWGVAGQIGHGSEAVTSAFCIEALECLVEVLGA
- the msrP gene encoding protein-methionine-sulfoxide reductase catalytic subunit MsrP, with the translated sequence MLIRVKNAGLDVPSSEITPEETYLNRRRFIAAAGAIAGGHLVAPALGGKAGRAYAQGGQDFSDATDELGGEVNTYEDITTYNNFYEFGTDKRDPSRNSGDFKPEPWTVDVNGHCAKPGTYALEDLLAPHTEEDRIYRLRCVEAWSMVIPWRGIPLADVISRLEPTGSANYVQFKTVVRPEEMPGQRRRVIPILPWPYLEGLRMDEAMNPLTLLVTGLYGRSLLNQNGAPLRLMAPWKYGFKNVKSIVEISFVEEMPHNTWNVQTPHEYGFYANVNPEVDHPRWSQARERRIGKLLRQPTLMFNGYGDQVAHMYAGMDLTRWY
- a CDS encoding DUF4175 family protein; the encoded protein is MPTRLNHRARLELLDAIRHVRTRWRMRIALRGLAALLGIGLVAFLVSSWGMEGSRFSPAVVNGFRIFTWLSLLVVGVWFLVRPLWRRPSDAQVALYLEEHEPSLKAAVLSAIDAGADPEAAGTAHSPALVQRLMESAVKKARAVDGGHRIERAGLFRWTAAVAGIALAILIIFLTGPAFLRTGASALLSPTADAAEVNPYSIEVTPGNVTITRGSDLRIAARNLGFDAVDAELFLRTGSDGEFRPLSMLLAGDTGEEDVGEFEVVLFGVEDVTEYFVRSSGVQSDLYRIDVEILPYVDRLELVYDFPAYTGLPDRTIDDGGDIAVLRGTRVHLRAFPTIPAPRANLWRDDALASELTPAEDGSFTGSFVVEQNGFYHLEMESARAGLVPASPQYTIDVLNDQPPSLSFTRPGRDTRATALEEFFIEARANDDYGIRQLELVFSVNGGEEQTVELFGSGAAPLSEVSAGYTFFLEEYELVPGDIISYYAKARDNAGMGSQEAISDIYFLQIRRFDTEFRQAEQQPGGGGGGGGGGQMGGEQELSEQQREVISATFNLNRDRDRYSPEGFSEGLVVVRLSQERLRDQVATLTTRLNNRGVVRDPEFEQIAQLLPQAMEEMEAAMERLDAADPEGALSEEQQALQYLLRAEALYDEVQVSQQQGGGGGGGGGGPNADDLADLFELELDKLKNQYESVQRGERQQADEQIDETLERLRELARRQEQEAERQQRLANRSQGSAGGGAQNQRSLADEVEEEARRLEELSRMQSNQRLAETARQLQDAANAMREAAAARGGEAAADARSALDRLRAARRLLERDQSGRIERDAQDALQRSEELIEEQLDVAEESVDISGADQVTAERMRRLIERKNEMSTEVADLERQIDEMSAEAGSEQQQAAESFDDALRNIRDNKIRERIQYSRGLPGARSPDFTRDFEQQTTEHLMELRDQLRQASEAIGEPVDDRTMESLDQARDMVRNMESLNRRLQARADENARRGLGQRPGEEAQGQQGEGQQGQGRQGQQGQEGQQGQGGQQGQQGQGGQQGEGQQGQQGQGGQQGQGGQPGQGGQQGGGGGPDGLRDMTGAGFGPGGSGWARGLTPEDIRQFRGEYRERAREMADLREQLSDAGVGVEELDDVIRSMRALDDRRVYDDMEEILRLQTQILEGVKRFEFGLRRAAGEDDPERLLLSGSDEVPQGFRQLIEEYYRSLSRTPGG
- a CDS encoding sulfoxide reductase heme-binding subunit YedZ, which encodes MVLARARVTSAVIWAICLAPLLWLILRFREDGLGANPIEEFTHWGGTSTLILLLLTLAVTPLRRWAGWNLVRYRRRLGLAAFFYGLTHFMTYVALDQFFAFEYVLEDIAERPYITAGFAAFVLLIPLAVTSTRGWIRRLGRRWQRLHRIVYVAAGLGVLHYLWKVKADTLWPMVAAVVLAVLLAARLKPKRARRRKAQVGR
- a CDS encoding NHLP leader peptide family RiPP precursor, whose translation is MRSGDEMLAQVVEKFAVDADFREQLLADPKAAISSELGITIPDSMNIRVHESDMQTVHLALPPDSHITEEQMEAISAGLCCCW
- a CDS encoding fatty acid desaturase, producing MEAHSAGASIAAGGRAVEPSVANALPHFAPLLIFPLVVCAAMFGGWWIAGPFAFFMLASPFDRLLGLEERNMDPATTRESQLFLYKLAAWVWAVVWPATFVFALWQMLVGGRLSLWEAGLIAGALVMVAQTVFVVGHELVHRRAPWERRLGEFLLASVSYPHYATEHVYIHHPRVCTPLDPGSAPKGVSFWEYLPQEVLNNIVGAWRFERRRLTRRQLPVWHHTNAFWRYAVQIAFWYGLIFWWGGPWALLLYLVLCGSVVFSMKMSNYVQHYGLRRIRMPNGRFEPVKPRHAWSAAYKFTNWLYYNMQRHADHHTSNRRYPLLQHYGEAASPQLPGSYMEMNGMALFPKRWFETIDPLVDRQRARFYPEIDDWSAYDSRAFAARPDAFDAIAEIHAAAPRLAEWIDRSPALLDTLREREFTDLELPEGFLSDAESEAIARSGLARLYWTYELSLSEMRAQLDDIPVQDAGEAVAAAREWSNGKVFQIAVHTMRGSLSVSEAATALARVGEACIATVLSAVEEDFADRGVPQASGGVAVAVLGPLANGEALPGAELDVRFVYDGGPARYYEALCRRFRKALRAL
- a CDS encoding TOMM precursor leader peptide-binding protein; the encoded protein is MAAEKDARPRRGILTRTTRADRGIVKLPALAPHLRFHEIDEAQVLLVSESFNTLLHGKLHCDLLPLLDGRHAWDEIVAALEGAHAAPDVLAAIAAFAAKGYLVSADHGMDRCEAAYWSSLGASPRWVEERLAQSRVTVEGDDGGLGRHLEANGARVGTGEPTLAVVVCGDYLEAHLAEVNRRRLEAGAPWAPVRPNGVEPLFGPIFPADRKGPCRDCLAYRLRSHREVHGFLRNVAGEEAAFRPFAARPQVLEAMYGLIAAEIVKWLVLGESAPIHEHAIAMDLATFASSQHRVVRRPQCLACGDEALHRPDRPPAPVSLKASPKAHRTSGGARAVAPEATLAKYRHLVSPISGVVTWLSRTTDEADSWLHVYWAGSNLGMRSRSLSSLRRSLRSKSAGKGSTRQQSKVSALCEAVERYSGARHGDEIRIRKRFVEFAGKEEAIHPNEVQLFSESQLDDAASINAKGHPYNIVPPRLEPDAEIDWTPVWSLTQQRHRYLPTSLLYSTSAEERGPADLIADSNGCAAGNTLEEAILQGFYELAERDAFAIWWYNRLRVPAVDLSSFDDEYIAAASDYYGRHERDLWMLDVTSDIGIPTFVALSRRPDARTEDIIYGAGTHADPRIAALRALCELNQCLTWLPRPGAGDGRPRIDDPLALWWWKTARLADCAWLAPAPDEPPRTASHYPVTESADTREDVENCRALVEARGLEFLVLDQTRPDIGMPVARVIVPGMRHFWARFAPGRLYDVPVKMGYREPSLAEADLNPAPVIA